ATTCAATCTTGACCGGGCAGGCCTCTGATGAGGCCTGCTTTTTTGTGTGCCTCCGCGCAGGTATCAACCTGTTGCAAAAATGGACAGCAGGCATGAGGTTTTGCAGGTACAATGCTGCTGTGATATCGCCGGAGAATGTGCAGCGGGTGCTGGTCGTCGAAGACAATGGGCGACAATCCCTGTTGCAGTGTTTTCACGCGAAGAGCTGCTGGAACACGTGTGGGGTCCCCAGTTTGATGGGGTGGAACGGGTGGTGGATGTGATGGTGGTGGCCCTGCGCAAGAAACTGGGCCGCAACCACCTGGAAACCGTGCGGGGCACAGGACACCGTTTTAACCCTTCTCCAGCAACCGAATCCGAACGTTGAGCCTGGTTTGCTGGCGGATCTGTACATCCGTCCGTTCTGCCCACAGCAGGTCAATGAGGTAACCTGTTGTCGTGGCCGGTTTTGTTTCCCTGATTGGTGCAGGTCCTGGAGACCTGGGTTTGCTCACTTTAAAAGCCAAGTTTGCGCTGGAACGGGCAGATGTGGTTCTGTACGATCATCTGGCCAATCCTGAAATTCTGCGTTTTTGTGCCCATGCAGAACACATCTTCGTTGGCAAAAAGGGCTTCTCTGAATACATGTCCCAGCAGGAGATCAGCCTGTTGATGGTGGAAAAAGCCCTGCAGGACAAACGGGTGATTCGCCTCAAGGGTGGAGATGTGTTTGTGTTTGGACGGGGTGGCGAGGAAGCGGAAGCCTGCATTGCTGCAGGGGTGCCCTTTGAAGTGATTCCGGGCATCACCAGTGCCATCGCGGTGCCTGCCTATGCGGGCATTCCCGTCACCCACCGGGAAGCAGGCAGCAGTTTTGCAGTGCTGACGGGCAATGAAATGCTTCGGGATGCTGAGAAACTCAAGTATCAGGCTTTCAATGACATCGACACCCTGATCTTCCTGATGGGCGTCAAAACCCTGCCCAGGATTGTGGAACGCCTTCTGGAAATCGGCAAGAGCAAAGACACGCCAGCAGCCACCATCCAGTGGGGCACCACCCAGCAACAGAAGGTGGTGGAAGGCACCCTGGAGAACATCGTGCAGAAGGTGCAGGAAGCCGGCATTGGGGCGCCTGCGGTCACGGTGGTGGGAGAGGTGGTGCGCTACCGCAACACCCTCAAGTGGTTTGACTCCCGCCCTTTGTGGGGCCGCAAAGTGGCCGTCACCCGCACACGGGAGGGCGGCAGCGAACTGGGGAACCTGCTCAGGCAGGAAGGGGCCATTGTGATCGAGGTGCCCCTGATCCGCTTTGAGCAGACCTCAGAACCTGAGGCACTGCAAGAAGCCTTGCGGCACATCTCCCGGTTTGAGTGGGTGCTGTTCACCAGCCAGCAGGGCATTCAGGCTGCCATGAAGGCCCTGGATGAACTGGGTCTGGATGCCCGTGCTTTTGCAGGGGTCAAGCTGGCCGTGGTGGGACCTTCCACAGCCAGAGAACTGGCCCGTTATGGCCTCAGGGCCGATTTCATGCCTTCCAGAGCAGGAGGGGTGCACCTGGGAAATGAGGTGCCTGCCAGTGGACAGCAACCCCTGTTGCACTTTGCCAGCAGCATCGCCGAGGCAGACCTCCATGAAGCCCTCACCCACAGGGGCATGGAGGTGCACACGGTGGAGGCCTACCAGACCCTGCCTTCAGAACTCTCTGAGGAACAGCGTGAGCGCCTGAAAGATGCAGAAGTGATCACCCTGGCCTCAGGAAGTGCTGCCCGGGCCTGTGCCAGCCAGCTTGGCACCGACATTCCAGCCGTCACCATGGGACCCCAGACGCACAAAGCTGCTCTGGCAGCGGGTTTCAGTGTGGCAAAAATGGCAGAGACCCCCAGCCTGCTGTCCCTGGTGGGGGCTGTGAAAGCCGCATTGCTGGAAAGTTGACGGAAAGAAAAAAGCAGGAATTGTAAGACACCACAGGGCTTTTGTCAGGACAAAATTCCCATTTGTGTCAGACCAAAGCCGTTATACTTTTGGGTATGAAGCTGTACCCCCTGTTCCTGGACCTCAAAAACCAAGATGTGCTGGTGGTCGGCGCAGGCAAGGTGGGGCTGCGCAAAACCAGAAGTGTGCTGGAATCGGGAGCCCATGTGACCGTGGTGTCTCCCGAATTTCTGCCTGAATTTGCCCAGTTGCCCGTCCAGAGGGTGCGGCGTGCTTTTGAACCCCAGGATGTGCTGGGCCAGCGTCTGGTCTTTGCCTGCACCGATGTGGAAGCGGTCAACGATCTGGTGGCCGAGGTGGCGGCAGAGCAGGGCACCTTCTGCCTGCATGCTTCCCGCCCAGAACATGGAAACTTGCGTTCAGGGGCCGTGTGGCGCAAAGGGGATGTCACGGTGGCGTTTTCCAGTGGGACAGAACTTCCCATGCTGACCCTTTCCCTCAAGCAGGTTTTTGAGGCTGCCATTCCCAATGATTTTTCTCAGAAAGTCCAGCAATGGAGCCAGGAACGGGCACAGGCCATCACCCTGCCCAGCCCTGCGCGTGAGAATGCCCTGATGGACCTCAAGGAAACCATTCAGGACAATCTGGGGATGGTTTCAGAACCCCTGCTGAATTTTGTGGTGGTGGGTGTCAACCACAAAACGGCCCCACTCAGCATCCGGGAACGCATTGCCCTCAGGCCTGAAGAGTTCCCCCTGATGCTGGAACACCTGCAGAAACATGCCCGTGAGGTGATGATCCTCAGCACCTGCAACCGCACCGAAGTCTACATGGCGGGGGTGGTGGGAGACCCCCTCAGTGCGTTTGAAGGGGCCTGGGGGCAACCCCTCCGGCAATACCTTTACATCCGGCATGGCTTGCATGCTTTAAAGCACCTCACCCGGGTGGCCAGTGGCCTGGACAGCCTGGTGCTGGGAGAAACCCAGATCCTGGGGCAGGTGAAAAGGGCCTGGCAGGATGGGCAAGCTGCCGGGACCACGGGCAGCATCCTCAACAAGGCCACCCAGCTGGCCTTGCAGGTGGGCAAACGGGTGCGCACCGAAACCGGGATTGCCGACAAGGCGGTCAGTGTCAGTTATGCCGCCGTGGAGCTGGCCAAAAGCATTTTCGGGGATTTGCAGGGCAAGACGGCCCTGATTGTGGGTGCAGGAGAGACTGCAGAGCTCACCATGACCCATTTGCGTTCCAGTGGCATTCAGGATGTCATCGTGGTGAACCGCACTGTGGAACGGGCCAGAAAACTGGCAGAAGCCTTTGGGGGTCAGGTGTGCGCCATCGACATGCTGCTGGAAGCCCTGCCCAAAGCCGATGTGGTGATTGCTTCCAGCAGTGCCCCGCATTACGTGATCCACTCGGAACACGTCAAAAATGCCCTGAAAGAACGCAGTAAACCGATGTTCCTGATTGACATCAGTGTGCCACGCATTCTGGAGCCAGAAATCTCCCACATTGAAGGAGCTTACCTTTACAACCTCGATGACCTGACCGCCATTGTGGAACGCAACCTGGCCCAGAGGGCAAAGCGCATCCCCCATGCCGAGACCCTGATTGAAGAGGGCCTCACAGAATTCAAACGCTGGTTCAGACAGCACCACAAACGCCGCGAATTGAAACAGGCCCAGCAGCAAGCCAGAACTGTGGCCCAGGATGAATTTGAAGGGTTACACCCTGTGCTGTTAAGGCTTGATGAAACCCAGAAAGCTGCAGTGCTTCAGGCCCTGAACCGTGCGACAGAACGCATGGGAGCCAGTTTGATTCGCGAGTTGCTGCATCAGGAAAAAGAAAAAAGCAAGATATCACATGGTCAACGAAAATAACTGCTTTAGATTGAAGTTATGAAAACTCCAACGCTTGCTTTATGCAGTCTGGCGTTGTTATTTGCTTCTTGTGCAAATACTCATACGCCTTTAACGGAAATCAGAGACCTGAAAGAAACATATCAGGGAACTTACGATGTCTTTATGGTCAACTCAGTTCCATCACAGCAAGCTTACGATCCGATAGGAGAGGTGGTGCTGTCTTTTGAGAAAGACGAAGTTGCTGCCAACAAATATGACCTGCTGGGAACCATGATGATGGACCAGAAAACGGTTTATCAGCTGCAGGGAACGCTGGACTGCACACAGCAGGGCAATGCCTGCAACCTCCAGTTCAAAGCCACCAGTGCCACATACGTTTATGAGGTCAGGGGTGAAGTGACAGACCAGCAAGTTCTGGATGCCCAGATGACCGGGTACAGCCTGCAACCCCCCACCGACATCGTGCAGACCTACAGGCTCCGCGCTGCCAAGCAGTGAGCCATAAACAAACACCTTGTTTGCCAACAGTGAAACCTTCTGTTCAGGTGGCTGAAAATTCTCAG
This portion of the Deinococcus roseus genome encodes:
- the cobA gene encoding uroporphyrinogen-III C-methyltransferase, whose product is MAGFVSLIGAGPGDLGLLTLKAKFALERADVVLYDHLANPEILRFCAHAEHIFVGKKGFSEYMSQQEISLLMVEKALQDKRVIRLKGGDVFVFGRGGEEAEACIAAGVPFEVIPGITSAIAVPAYAGIPVTHREAGSSFAVLTGNEMLRDAEKLKYQAFNDIDTLIFLMGVKTLPRIVERLLEIGKSKDTPAATIQWGTTQQQKVVEGTLENIVQKVQEAGIGAPAVTVVGEVVRYRNTLKWFDSRPLWGRKVAVTRTREGGSELGNLLRQEGAIVIEVPLIRFEQTSEPEALQEALRHISRFEWVLFTSQQGIQAAMKALDELGLDARAFAGVKLAVVGPSTARELARYGLRADFMPSRAGGVHLGNEVPASGQQPLLHFASSIAEADLHEALTHRGMEVHTVEAYQTLPSELSEEQRERLKDAEVITLASGSAARACASQLGTDIPAVTMGPQTHKAALAAGFSVAKMAETPSLLSLVGAVKAALLES
- a CDS encoding winged helix-turn-helix domain-containing protein; this encodes MFSREELLEHVWGPQFDGVERVVDVMVVALRKKLGRNHLETVRGTGHRFNPSPATESER
- the hemA gene encoding glutamyl-tRNA reductase produces the protein MKLYPLFLDLKNQDVLVVGAGKVGLRKTRSVLESGAHVTVVSPEFLPEFAQLPVQRVRRAFEPQDVLGQRLVFACTDVEAVNDLVAEVAAEQGTFCLHASRPEHGNLRSGAVWRKGDVTVAFSSGTELPMLTLSLKQVFEAAIPNDFSQKVQQWSQERAQAITLPSPARENALMDLKETIQDNLGMVSEPLLNFVVVGVNHKTAPLSIRERIALRPEEFPLMLEHLQKHAREVMILSTCNRTEVYMAGVVGDPLSAFEGAWGQPLRQYLYIRHGLHALKHLTRVASGLDSLVLGETQILGQVKRAWQDGQAAGTTGSILNKATQLALQVGKRVRTETGIADKAVSVSYAAVELAKSIFGDLQGKTALIVGAGETAELTMTHLRSSGIQDVIVVNRTVERARKLAEAFGGQVCAIDMLLEALPKADVVIASSSAPHYVIHSEHVKNALKERSKPMFLIDISVPRILEPEISHIEGAYLYNLDDLTAIVERNLAQRAKRIPHAETLIEEGLTEFKRWFRQHHKRRELKQAQQQARTVAQDEFEGLHPVLLRLDETQKAAVLQALNRATERMGASLIRELLHQEKEKSKISHGQRK